DNA from Acidobacteriota bacterium:
CCGCGGCTCGAGCTCGTCGACGGCGGCGTCGAGCGCCGGGGACGGTGGCTGCTGCGCGACGTCGACCTCGCCATCGAGCCGGCCATGCTGACCTCCGTCGTGGGGCCGAACGGCGCCGGCAAGTCGACCCTGCTGCGGCTTCTGAGCGGTACCTGGCGCCTGACGGAAGGCAAGGCCCTGCTGGGGGGCTTCGATCTGTCGGCGTTGCCGCGCCGGCAGGCGGCCCGGCGGGTGGCCTACGTGCCGCAGACGGTCCGCCCGACCTTTGAGTTCACGGTGCGGGAGTTCGTCACCCTGGGCCGCTATCCGCACGAAAACCGCCTGTTCGGCACCCGTTCCGCCGACCGCGGATGGATCGACCGCTGCCTGGACGACACGGACGTTCTGGCGCTCGCCGACCGACGGGTGACGACGTTGTCGGGAGGCGAGTTGCAGCGCGTGTTGATGGCGCGCTGTCTGGCCACCGAGGCCGAGGTCCTGCTGCTTGACGAACCGACCTCGAACCTCGATCTCGCCCACGGTCTCGACCTGCTGGGGCTGGCGCGCAACCTGGTCGATGAAGGTCGCTCCGTCGTGCTGGTGTTGCACGATCTGAACGCCGCCGCCCGTTTCGCCGATCGAGTGGCGGTCCTTGACGGCGGCGCCCTGATCGCGGAGGGTCCGCCGGCGGAAGTGCTGAACCCGGACCTGCTGCGCCGCGTGTTCCGGGTCGAGGCGGTGCCGCTCGAAGGATCCGCGGTGCCCGTGTTCGACTTCGAGCCGTTGCGGTAGCGCTACAGGCGCACCAGGTAGCTCTGCCGCCCCTCCAGCACCCGCTCGCCCCGCTGGTTGTCGATCTCGCTCTCCAGCACGATGACGCCGGTTGACCGCTGGCGCTTCAGCTCCGCGATGCGTAGCGTCGGGTACAGCGTGTCCCCCGGATACACCGGCTTCAGGAACCGGCATGACTGGTCGATGTAGCCGACCATGGCCCGTCCGACCACGTCGGCGAAGGTGCCGGATCCGGCGGCGGTGTAGCAGAGCACCTGGAGACCGTGGGCGAGCAGCCCGTCGTGGCCCTGGGACCGGCAGTATTCGAGGTCGTAGTGGATCGGGTGGTTGTCTCCCGAGATTGCCTGGAACGCCGCGAAGTGGGCGTCGGTCACCGTGCGGCTGGGCAGCGGGAAGGTCTCGCCAACCTTCAGCTCGTCGAACGGCCTGACCGGGACCAGGCCGCGTTCTTCAGCCACCGAACACCCGGGTCAGGGCTTCGGCCGCCTGCGCCGTCTCCTCCGGGCTCACGTCGCGGTGGGTGACCAGCCGGATATGGATCGGGCTAACGTCCAGGCAGAGCACGTTCTCGCGTGCAAGAGCTTCGACGCAATCCGGCGCGCTCCGGCCGGTCCCCTCGACCGAGAAGATGAGGATGTTCGTTCGCTGCTCGGCGATCAGGGCGACGCCGGGAAGATCGTTCAGGGTGTCCGCGAGCAGACGGGCGTTCTCGTGGTCCTGGACCAGCAGTGGCGGGCTCTCGTCGAGCGCGACCTCGGCGGCGGCGGCGAGCACGCCGACCTGGCGCATCTGGCCGCCGCACATCTGCCGGTAACGCCGGACGTTGCGGATGAAGTCGCGGGAGCCGGCGACGATGGAGCCGGCCGGCGCGCCCAGACCCTTCGAGAAGCAGAAGGAGAGCGAGTCGACGGGCCCCGCGGCCTCGGCCGGCGTGCAGCCGAGAGCGGTCGCGGCATTGAAGAGCCGCGCGCCGTCGAGGTGGACGCGCAGACCGCGGCGGTGCGCCAGGTCGCAGAGCGCCCGCGTGCGTTCCGGTTCATAGACGGTTCCGCCGGCGTGGTTGCAACTGTTCTCCAGGCAGAGCAGCCGGGTCGGAGCCGCGGTCGGGTGGTCGG
Protein-coding regions in this window:
- a CDS encoding MaoC family dehydratase, whose product is MAEERGLVPVRPFDELKVGETFPLPSRTVTDAHFAAFQAISGDNHPIHYDLEYCRSQGHDGLLAHGLQVLCYTAAGSGTFADVVGRAMVGYIDQSCRFLKPVYPGDTLYPTLRIAELKRQRSTGVIVLESEIDNQRGERVLEGRQSYLVRL
- a CDS encoding ABC transporter ATP-binding protein — its product is MMEVRGSARRAPRLELVDGGVERRGRWLLRDVDLAIEPAMLTSVVGPNGAGKSTLLRLLSGTWRLTEGKALLGGFDLSALPRRQAARRVAYVPQTVRPTFEFTVREFVTLGRYPHENRLFGTRSADRGWIDRCLDDTDVLALADRRVTTLSGGELQRVLMARCLATEAEVLLLDEPTSNLDLAHGLDLLGLARNLVDEGRSVVLVLHDLNAAARFADRVAVLDGGALIAEGPPAEVLNPDLLRRVFRVEAVPLEGSAVPVFDFEPLR
- a CDS encoding aminotransferase class I/II-fold pyridoxal phosphate-dependent enzyme, which produces MPVELRSDTMTRPSPAMRRAMAAAEVGDDVFREDPTVNRLQERVADLLGREAALFVPSGTQGNLSSLLGHELPRGSEVLLESNAHIINHENNGITGIGGLLPRAVTAAARGILAPEQVEAAIQPDHPTAAPTRLLCLENSCNHAGGTVYEPERTRALCDLAHRRGLRVHLDGARLFNAATALGCTPAEAAGPVDSLSFCFSKGLGAPAGSIVAGSRDFIRNVRRYRQMCGGQMRQVGVLAAAAEVALDESPPLLVQDHENARLLADTLNDLPGVALIAEQRTNILIFSVEGTGRSAPDCVEALARENVLCLDVSPIHIRLVTHRDVSPEETAQAAEALTRVFGG